The genomic segment TTTTGCCTTCCAGTTCCAGCGGCCGGAGTTGGGCAATCAACGCCCGCATTTCTTTTTGCGCGGAATGGGACATTTGTATTAGCTGGTTGAGCAATACTTTGCTCTGCTCCGGATTTGCCTCCTGCAGTTTCGGCAATGAAGAAGCCGCCATATGAATCGCGAACAGCTGCTGGCTCACGGTATCGTGCAAATCGCGCGCCAGCCGTTTTCGTTCCTCCAACACTGCCGCTTCCTGCACATTTGCTTGAACGCGCATTTTTTCTTCGTTCGCCAGCTGCAAATGCCTGATTTTCTCTTCCAAAACATCCGTCATTTCATTAAAATCGCGATAAATATCGGCAAACGAATTTCGCCCGACAAATGTGATTCTGCCGGACAAATTCCCTTTCGCCACTTGCCTGATGCCGAGATGAAGCGGATCCAGCTGGCGCTGCAGCCGGTGGGCGGCAAAATAGCCGACGGAAAAGCCGATCAGGACGACAACGCCGATCGCTTCGAGCAAAAGCTGCGGCATTGTCAGCGTGTAAGGGATATAGACCCAACCCAAAAACGCGAGAAAGGCGGTCGCAATCGTCGCCGCCAAAAAATACAGGATGAGCTCCCATTTCAAATTGCGAAATCCGCTGTTCATGACCGTCTCATCCTATTCTCTCAACCTTCACATCGCCGATAAACATGCTGATCCGCAATCTGATCTTTTTCTCGGCGTCCGCATAATGGGCGGAAACCACATTCAGGCTGCGCATCAATCCGCTTTCGTGCCTGTCCAGGACGCTTATTTCACCAAGGAACGAACTGGTCGTAACGCTGATTTCGATGTCGGAGTCATACGGCATCAATACCTTTACATCGCCGATAAAGGAGGAAATATTGATCGTTGTCTCGCCATACGGTATTTGCGCCCGCGTTAAATCAATGATCGTGTCGCCGATAAATTGGGAAATATTCAGCGGCTTCAGTTCCCAATAATCCATGCCGATGTGAATGTCGCCGAAAAAGCTTGCGCGATTCTCCACATTGCCATGCGCGCCATGCCAGTTCTTCTCACGCTTCCGGCGCAATTCCTCTCTTAACCTTTGCCGCTCTTCCCTGAGTTCCTGGCGCGCCGCCCGATGCTTGGCGCGTTCCTGCCGCATTGCTTCATGC from the Bacilli bacterium genome contains:
- a CDS encoding sensor histidine kinase; protein product: MNSGFRNLKWELILYFLAATIATAFLAFLGWVYIPYTLTMPQLLLEAIGVVVLIGFSVGYFAAHRLQRQLDPLHLGIRQVAKGNLSGRITFVGRNSFADIYRDFNEMTDVLEEKIRHLQLANEEKMRVQANVQEAAVLEERKRLARDLHDTVSQQLFAIHMAASSLPKLQEANPEQSKVLLNQLIQMSHSAQKEMRALIAQLRPLELEGKTLAEALDKWFPDYCRQNGLQGSLDIALSGSLPEVKEQQLFLIIQEGLANVVKHAQANFVTLSLHEYPHRYFLVISDDGIGFDRNQTKQGSYGLTTMRERAMKLGGDMELFSNPGSGTTLKVHIPKF
- the liaF gene encoding cell wall-active antibiotics response protein LiaF; the encoded protein is MYGRNANRAFWGLILIGLGAIFMLEQLDLITLDIGQIFSTYWPVLIIALGLKGLMSLGRYGNWGGAYVWNLFIIAVGTVFLLKNIGVLGAISYREMMRFLGPAILVVVGLGLLLRPSRNPYHDEHNYDRKPKYNYKIPHPDELSGNNANQNSAMEQMMDMHEAMRQERAKHRAARQELREERQRLREELRRKREKNWHGAHGNVENRASFFGDIHIGMDYWELKPLNISQFIGDTIIDLTRAQIPYGETTINISSFIGDVKVLMPYDSDIEISVTTSSFLGEISVLDRHESGLMRSLNVVSAHYADAEKKIRLRISMFIGDVKVERIG